From Brassica oleracea var. oleracea cultivar TO1000 chromosome C3, BOL, whole genome shotgun sequence, a single genomic window includes:
- the LOC106331351 gene encoding uncharacterized protein LOC106331351 → MGGGMETNKNKFIEDWGSARENLEHNFRWTRRNFALIGIFGIALPIIVYKGIVKDFHMQDEDAGRPHRKFL, encoded by the exons ATGGGTGGAGGCATGGAGACGAACAAGAACAAGTTCATCGAGGACTGGGGATCCGCGAGGGAGAATCTCGAGCATAACTTCCGATGGACACGTCGCAACTTCGCTCTCATCGGAATCTTCGGCATCGCCCTCCCCATCATCGTCTACAAGGGCATCGTCAAAGATTTC CATATGCAGGACGAAGATGCAGGCAGACCACATAGAAAGTTCCTCTGA
- the LOC106331341 gene encoding endonuclease III homolog 1, chloroplastic isoform X4: MILVNRAVSTTLDNVAWFSRVRTMNRKIHSTVSSSSKANSVRIQHSRSEDSDPANGASGSSETLVYTRKKRLKQEALEPLEKKSQLCGLPDIEEFAFKKNTRSSKRSTTETNISVASASTAGRSTETIITPTSTKTAGSPPENWVQVLEGIRQMRSSGDAPVDSMGCDKAGSFLPPLERRFAVLLGSLLSSQTKDQVNNAAIHRLHQNGLLTPEAIDKADESTIKELIYPVGFYARKATYMKKVAKICLEKYNGDIPSSLDDLLALPGIGPKMAHLILHIAWNDVQGICVDTHVHRICNRLGWVSRPATKQKTSSPEETRVALQQWLPKEEWVAINPLLVGFGQTICTPLRPRCQACSVAKLCPAAFKEASSPSSKLKKSKQSKEL; the protein is encoded by the exons ATGATTCTCGTTAACAGAGCCGTTTCTACAACCCTTGACAACGTCGCTTGGTTTTCTCGAGTCCGAACCATGAATCGCAAAATTCACTCCACTGTCTCTTCTTCTTCTAAAGCCAACTCCGTGAGAATCCAACATTCTCGCTCCGAAGATTCAGACCCAG CCAATGGAGCTTCTGGGTCGTCGGAGACTCTAGTATACACCCGGAAGAAAAGGCTGAAACAGGAAGCTTTGGAGCCTCTGGAGAAAAAATCA CAGCTATGTGGATTGCCTGATATAGAAGAATTTGCTTTCAAAAAGAATACTAGATCATCGA AGAGGTCAACAACGGAAACTAACATCTCTGTGGCTTCAGCCAGCACAGCAG GGAGGTCAACGGAAACTATAATCACTCCGACTTCAACCAAAACAGCAG GAAGCCCGCCTGAAAACTGGGTACAAGTGCTCGAGGGCATTCGTCAAATGAGATCATCTGGAGATGCACCAGTTGATTCTATGGGATGTGATAAAGCTGGAAGCTTTCTGCCTCCTTTG GAAAGAAGATTTGCTGTCTTGTTAGGATCACTTCTTTCAAGTCAGACTAAAGATCAAGTTAATAATG CTGCAATACATCGTCTTCATCAAAACGGCCTTCTCACTCCCGAAGCCATTGACAAGGCTGATGAATCAACCATAAAAGAACTGATCTATCCG GTTGGCTTTTATGCAAGGAAGGCTACATATATGAAGAAAGTAGCTAAAATCTGTTTAGAGAAATATAACGGAGACATTCCAAGCTCTTTGGACGATCTACTTGCGCTTCCGGGGATTGGTCCCAAGATGGCACATTTG ATTCTGCATATAGCATGGAATGATGTTCAAGGTATCTGTGTAGATACACATGTCCATCGCATCTGCAATCGACTTGGTTGGGTGTCTCGGCCAGCAACCAAACAG AAAACTTCGTCTCCAGAGGAAACAAGAGTAGCTTTGCAACAATGGCTTCCAAAGGAAGAATGGGTTGCCATTAACCCGCTTCTG GTGGGATTTGGACAAACGATTTGCACACCGCTGAGACCTCGTTGCCAAGCCTGCAGTGTTGCTAAGCTTTGTCCTGCTGCTTTCAAAGAGGCTTCAAGTCCATCATCCAAGTTGAAAAAATCTAAGCAAAGCAAAGAACTATGA
- the LOC106331341 gene encoding endonuclease III homolog 1, chloroplastic isoform X2, producing MILVNRAVSTTLDNVAWFSRVRTMNRKIHSTVSSSSKANSVRIQHSRSEDSDPETANGASGSSETLVYTRKKRLKQEALEPLEKKSQLCGLPDIEEFAFKKNTRSSKRSTTETNISVASASTAGRSTETIITPTSTKTAGSPPENWVQVLEGIRQMRSSGDAPVDSMGCDKAGSFLPPLERRFAVLLGSLLSSQTKDQVNNAAIHRLHQNGLLTPEAIDKADESTIKELIYPVGFYARKATYMKKVAKICLEKYNGDIPSSLDDLLALPGIGPKMAHLILHIAWNDVQGICVDTHVHRICNRLGWVSRPATKQKTSSPEETRVALQQWLPKEEWVAINPLLVGFGQTICTPLRPRCQACSVAKLCPAAFKEASSPSSKLKKSKQSKEL from the exons ATGATTCTCGTTAACAGAGCCGTTTCTACAACCCTTGACAACGTCGCTTGGTTTTCTCGAGTCCGAACCATGAATCGCAAAATTCACTCCACTGTCTCTTCTTCTTCTAAAGCCAACTCCGTGAGAATCCAACATTCTCGCTCCGAAGATTCAGACCCAG AAACAGCCAATGGAGCTTCTGGGTCGTCGGAGACTCTAGTATACACCCGGAAGAAAAGGCTGAAACAGGAAGCTTTGGAGCCTCTGGAGAAAAAATCA CAGCTATGTGGATTGCCTGATATAGAAGAATTTGCTTTCAAAAAGAATACTAGATCATCGA AGAGGTCAACAACGGAAACTAACATCTCTGTGGCTTCAGCCAGCACAGCAG GGAGGTCAACGGAAACTATAATCACTCCGACTTCAACCAAAACAGCAG GAAGCCCGCCTGAAAACTGGGTACAAGTGCTCGAGGGCATTCGTCAAATGAGATCATCTGGAGATGCACCAGTTGATTCTATGGGATGTGATAAAGCTGGAAGCTTTCTGCCTCCTTTG GAAAGAAGATTTGCTGTCTTGTTAGGATCACTTCTTTCAAGTCAGACTAAAGATCAAGTTAATAATG CTGCAATACATCGTCTTCATCAAAACGGCCTTCTCACTCCCGAAGCCATTGACAAGGCTGATGAATCAACCATAAAAGAACTGATCTATCCG GTTGGCTTTTATGCAAGGAAGGCTACATATATGAAGAAAGTAGCTAAAATCTGTTTAGAGAAATATAACGGAGACATTCCAAGCTCTTTGGACGATCTACTTGCGCTTCCGGGGATTGGTCCCAAGATGGCACATTTG ATTCTGCATATAGCATGGAATGATGTTCAAGGTATCTGTGTAGATACACATGTCCATCGCATCTGCAATCGACTTGGTTGGGTGTCTCGGCCAGCAACCAAACAG AAAACTTCGTCTCCAGAGGAAACAAGAGTAGCTTTGCAACAATGGCTTCCAAAGGAAGAATGGGTTGCCATTAACCCGCTTCTG GTGGGATTTGGACAAACGATTTGCACACCGCTGAGACCTCGTTGCCAAGCCTGCAGTGTTGCTAAGCTTTGTCCTGCTGCTTTCAAAGAGGCTTCAAGTCCATCATCCAAGTTGAAAAAATCTAAGCAAAGCAAAGAACTATGA
- the LOC106331341 gene encoding endonuclease III homolog 1, chloroplastic isoform X1, whose amino-acid sequence MILVNRAVSTTLDNVAWFSRVRTMNRKIHSTVSSSSKANSVRIQHSRSEDSDPETANGASGSSETLVYTRKKRLKQEALEPLEKKSQQLCGLPDIEEFAFKKNTRSSKRSTTETNISVASASTAGRSTETIITPTSTKTAGSPPENWVQVLEGIRQMRSSGDAPVDSMGCDKAGSFLPPLERRFAVLLGSLLSSQTKDQVNNAAIHRLHQNGLLTPEAIDKADESTIKELIYPVGFYARKATYMKKVAKICLEKYNGDIPSSLDDLLALPGIGPKMAHLILHIAWNDVQGICVDTHVHRICNRLGWVSRPATKQKTSSPEETRVALQQWLPKEEWVAINPLLVGFGQTICTPLRPRCQACSVAKLCPAAFKEASSPSSKLKKSKQSKEL is encoded by the exons ATGATTCTCGTTAACAGAGCCGTTTCTACAACCCTTGACAACGTCGCTTGGTTTTCTCGAGTCCGAACCATGAATCGCAAAATTCACTCCACTGTCTCTTCTTCTTCTAAAGCCAACTCCGTGAGAATCCAACATTCTCGCTCCGAAGATTCAGACCCAG AAACAGCCAATGGAGCTTCTGGGTCGTCGGAGACTCTAGTATACACCCGGAAGAAAAGGCTGAAACAGGAAGCTTTGGAGCCTCTGGAGAAAAAATCA CAGCAGCTATGTGGATTGCCTGATATAGAAGAATTTGCTTTCAAAAAGAATACTAGATCATCGA AGAGGTCAACAACGGAAACTAACATCTCTGTGGCTTCAGCCAGCACAGCAG GGAGGTCAACGGAAACTATAATCACTCCGACTTCAACCAAAACAGCAG GAAGCCCGCCTGAAAACTGGGTACAAGTGCTCGAGGGCATTCGTCAAATGAGATCATCTGGAGATGCACCAGTTGATTCTATGGGATGTGATAAAGCTGGAAGCTTTCTGCCTCCTTTG GAAAGAAGATTTGCTGTCTTGTTAGGATCACTTCTTTCAAGTCAGACTAAAGATCAAGTTAATAATG CTGCAATACATCGTCTTCATCAAAACGGCCTTCTCACTCCCGAAGCCATTGACAAGGCTGATGAATCAACCATAAAAGAACTGATCTATCCG GTTGGCTTTTATGCAAGGAAGGCTACATATATGAAGAAAGTAGCTAAAATCTGTTTAGAGAAATATAACGGAGACATTCCAAGCTCTTTGGACGATCTACTTGCGCTTCCGGGGATTGGTCCCAAGATGGCACATTTG ATTCTGCATATAGCATGGAATGATGTTCAAGGTATCTGTGTAGATACACATGTCCATCGCATCTGCAATCGACTTGGTTGGGTGTCTCGGCCAGCAACCAAACAG AAAACTTCGTCTCCAGAGGAAACAAGAGTAGCTTTGCAACAATGGCTTCCAAAGGAAGAATGGGTTGCCATTAACCCGCTTCTG GTGGGATTTGGACAAACGATTTGCACACCGCTGAGACCTCGTTGCCAAGCCTGCAGTGTTGCTAAGCTTTGTCCTGCTGCTTTCAAAGAGGCTTCAAGTCCATCATCCAAGTTGAAAAAATCTAAGCAAAGCAAAGAACTATGA
- the LOC106331338 gene encoding calcium-dependent protein kinase 24 isoform X1, with the protein MGSCVSSPLKGSPFGKRPVRRRNNSHSKTSSSNPKFVSSTNLSRRLLFQPPSRVLPEPIGDGILLKYELGKELGRGEFGVTHECIEINTRKRFACKRISKEKLRTEIDVEDVRREVEIMSCLPKHPNIVTFKEAFEDEDAVYLVMEICEGGELFDRIVARGHYTERAAASVTKTILEVVKVCHEHGVIHRDLKPENFLFSNGTETAQLKAIDFGLSINFKHGQRFNEIVGSPYYMAPEVLRRDYGPEIDVWSAGVILYILLCGVPPFWAETEEGIAHAIVRGHIDFERDPWPKVSKEAKQLVKSMLDANPYSRLTVQEVLEHPWIQNAERAPNVNLGDNVRTNIQQFVLMNRFKKKVLRIVADNLPNEEIAAIVQMFETMDTDKNGHLTFEELRDGLKNLGQVCPDGDVKMLMDAADTDGNGMLSCEEFVTLSIHLKRIGCDEHLQEAFKYFDKNGNGFIELDELKEALFDDKLGQGSDQWIKDIFFDVDLNKDGRISFDEFKAMMKSGTDWKMASRQYSRALLNALSMKMFKEDFGDSAPKSQSMEFPIARKRAKILDSPKNKSMELGLSKTYKPSGLRY; encoded by the exons ATGGGAAGCTGTGTCTCATCGCCATTGAAAGGTTCTCCTTTTGGGAAGAGACCGGTAAGAAGGAGAAACAATAGTCATAGCAAAACATCATCATCTAATCCTAAATTCGTTTCTTCAACTAATCTTTCCCGGAGATTGCTTTTCCAGCCACCTAGCCGTGTTCTTCCTGAGCCCATTGGTGATGGCATCCTCCTCAAGTATGAACTAGGGAAAGAACTTGGCCGTGGTGAATTTGGTGTCACTCACGAATGCATCGAGATCAACACTCGAAAAAG GTTTGCGTGTAAGAGGATATCAAAGGAGAAGCTAAGGACGGAGATAGACGTTGAGGATGTAAGAAGAGAGGTTGAGATCATGAGCTGTTTGCCAAAACATCCTAATATCGTGACCTTCAAGGAAGCTTTCGAGGACGAAGACGCTGTCTATCTTGTCATGGAGATTTGTGAAGGAGGAGAGCTTTTTGACCGTATTGTTGCCAGAGGGCATTACACTGAACGTGCAGCTGCATCCGTCACTAAAACCATTCTTGAAGTTGTCAAG GTATGTCATGAACATGGAGTGATTCATAGGGATCTTAAACCTGAGAACTTCCTCTTTTCAAATGGAACCGAGACTGCACAACTCAAAGCTATTGACTTTGGTCTCTCCATTAATTTCAAACACG GCCAACGGTTCAATGAGATAGTTGGAAGTCCTTATTACATGGCTCCAGAGGTATTGAGACGAGACTACGGTCCTGAGATCGATGTCTGGAGCGCTGGTGTTATACTCTACATCTTGCTTTGTGGTGTTCCTCCTTTTTGGGCAGAAACTGAGGAAGGAATAGCGCATGCAATAGTGAGAGGTCACATCGATTTCGAAAGAGATCCATGGCCAAAAGTGTCTAAAGAAGCTAAACAACTCGTTAAGAGCATGCTTGATGCAAATCCTTATAGCAGACTCACAGTTCAAGAAGTCCTTG AACATCCGTGGATACAGAACGCAGAGAGAGCACCAAATGTGAATCTTGGAGATAACGTGAGGACCAATATTCAACAGTTCGTGTTGATGAACAGGTTCAAAAAGAAAGTCCTCAGG ATCGTAGCTGACAATCTACCAAACGAGGAGATAGCAGCGATAGTACAGATGTTTGAAACGATGGACACTGACAAGAATGGTCACTTGACATTTGAGGAACTAAGAGATGGACTGAAGAACCTTGGACAAGTGTGTCCCGATGGAGATGTGAAGATGCTAATGGATGCAGCTGATACAGACGGAAACGGGATGTTGAGCTGTGAAGAGTTTGTGACGCTTTCAATACATTTGAAGAGAATAGGTTGTGATGAGCATTTGCAAGAAGCATTCAAGTATTTTGACAAGAATGGCAATGGGTTTATCGAGCTAGACGAGCTCAAAGAAGCTCTTTTCGATGATAAGCTAGGCCAGGGTAGTGACCAGTGGATCAAAGATATCTTCTTTGACGTTGACCTCAACAAG GATGGAAGGATAAGCTTTGATGAGTTTAAGGCAATGATGAAGTCAGGGACAGACTGGAAGATGGCGTCAAGGCAGTACTCAAGGGCATTGTTGAATGCTCTAAGCATGAAAATGTTCAAAGAAGATTTTGGGGACAGTGCTCCTAAATCACAGTCCATGGAGTTCCCTATAGCAAGGAAGAGAGCTAAGATACTTGATTCTCCAAAGAACAAATCAATGGAGCTTGGCCTCTCCAAAACCTATAAACCCTCAGGTCTAAGATACTAA
- the LOC106331341 gene encoding endonuclease III homolog 1, chloroplastic isoform X3, protein MILVNRAVSTTLDNVAWFSRVRTMNRKIHSTVSSSSKANSVRIQHSRSEDSDPANGASGSSETLVYTRKKRLKQEALEPLEKKSQQLCGLPDIEEFAFKKNTRSSKRSTTETNISVASASTAGRSTETIITPTSTKTAGSPPENWVQVLEGIRQMRSSGDAPVDSMGCDKAGSFLPPLERRFAVLLGSLLSSQTKDQVNNAAIHRLHQNGLLTPEAIDKADESTIKELIYPVGFYARKATYMKKVAKICLEKYNGDIPSSLDDLLALPGIGPKMAHLILHIAWNDVQGICVDTHVHRICNRLGWVSRPATKQKTSSPEETRVALQQWLPKEEWVAINPLLVGFGQTICTPLRPRCQACSVAKLCPAAFKEASSPSSKLKKSKQSKEL, encoded by the exons ATGATTCTCGTTAACAGAGCCGTTTCTACAACCCTTGACAACGTCGCTTGGTTTTCTCGAGTCCGAACCATGAATCGCAAAATTCACTCCACTGTCTCTTCTTCTTCTAAAGCCAACTCCGTGAGAATCCAACATTCTCGCTCCGAAGATTCAGACCCAG CCAATGGAGCTTCTGGGTCGTCGGAGACTCTAGTATACACCCGGAAGAAAAGGCTGAAACAGGAAGCTTTGGAGCCTCTGGAGAAAAAATCA CAGCAGCTATGTGGATTGCCTGATATAGAAGAATTTGCTTTCAAAAAGAATACTAGATCATCGA AGAGGTCAACAACGGAAACTAACATCTCTGTGGCTTCAGCCAGCACAGCAG GGAGGTCAACGGAAACTATAATCACTCCGACTTCAACCAAAACAGCAG GAAGCCCGCCTGAAAACTGGGTACAAGTGCTCGAGGGCATTCGTCAAATGAGATCATCTGGAGATGCACCAGTTGATTCTATGGGATGTGATAAAGCTGGAAGCTTTCTGCCTCCTTTG GAAAGAAGATTTGCTGTCTTGTTAGGATCACTTCTTTCAAGTCAGACTAAAGATCAAGTTAATAATG CTGCAATACATCGTCTTCATCAAAACGGCCTTCTCACTCCCGAAGCCATTGACAAGGCTGATGAATCAACCATAAAAGAACTGATCTATCCG GTTGGCTTTTATGCAAGGAAGGCTACATATATGAAGAAAGTAGCTAAAATCTGTTTAGAGAAATATAACGGAGACATTCCAAGCTCTTTGGACGATCTACTTGCGCTTCCGGGGATTGGTCCCAAGATGGCACATTTG ATTCTGCATATAGCATGGAATGATGTTCAAGGTATCTGTGTAGATACACATGTCCATCGCATCTGCAATCGACTTGGTTGGGTGTCTCGGCCAGCAACCAAACAG AAAACTTCGTCTCCAGAGGAAACAAGAGTAGCTTTGCAACAATGGCTTCCAAAGGAAGAATGGGTTGCCATTAACCCGCTTCTG GTGGGATTTGGACAAACGATTTGCACACCGCTGAGACCTCGTTGCCAAGCCTGCAGTGTTGCTAAGCTTTGTCCTGCTGCTTTCAAAGAGGCTTCAAGTCCATCATCCAAGTTGAAAAAATCTAAGCAAAGCAAAGAACTATGA
- the LOC106331338 gene encoding calcium-dependent protein kinase 24 isoform X2: MGSCVSSPLKGSPFGKRPPPSRVLPEPIGDGILLKYELGKELGRGEFGVTHECIEINTRKRFACKRISKEKLRTEIDVEDVRREVEIMSCLPKHPNIVTFKEAFEDEDAVYLVMEICEGGELFDRIVARGHYTERAAASVTKTILEVVKVCHEHGVIHRDLKPENFLFSNGTETAQLKAIDFGLSINFKHGQRFNEIVGSPYYMAPEVLRRDYGPEIDVWSAGVILYILLCGVPPFWAETEEGIAHAIVRGHIDFERDPWPKVSKEAKQLVKSMLDANPYSRLTVQEVLEHPWIQNAERAPNVNLGDNVRTNIQQFVLMNRFKKKVLRIVADNLPNEEIAAIVQMFETMDTDKNGHLTFEELRDGLKNLGQVCPDGDVKMLMDAADTDGNGMLSCEEFVTLSIHLKRIGCDEHLQEAFKYFDKNGNGFIELDELKEALFDDKLGQGSDQWIKDIFFDVDLNKDGRISFDEFKAMMKSGTDWKMASRQYSRALLNALSMKMFKEDFGDSAPKSQSMEFPIARKRAKILDSPKNKSMELGLSKTYKPSGLRY; the protein is encoded by the exons ATGGGAAGCTGTGTCTCATCGCCATTGAAAGGTTCTCCTTTTGGGAAGAGACCG CCACCTAGCCGTGTTCTTCCTGAGCCCATTGGTGATGGCATCCTCCTCAAGTATGAACTAGGGAAAGAACTTGGCCGTGGTGAATTTGGTGTCACTCACGAATGCATCGAGATCAACACTCGAAAAAG GTTTGCGTGTAAGAGGATATCAAAGGAGAAGCTAAGGACGGAGATAGACGTTGAGGATGTAAGAAGAGAGGTTGAGATCATGAGCTGTTTGCCAAAACATCCTAATATCGTGACCTTCAAGGAAGCTTTCGAGGACGAAGACGCTGTCTATCTTGTCATGGAGATTTGTGAAGGAGGAGAGCTTTTTGACCGTATTGTTGCCAGAGGGCATTACACTGAACGTGCAGCTGCATCCGTCACTAAAACCATTCTTGAAGTTGTCAAG GTATGTCATGAACATGGAGTGATTCATAGGGATCTTAAACCTGAGAACTTCCTCTTTTCAAATGGAACCGAGACTGCACAACTCAAAGCTATTGACTTTGGTCTCTCCATTAATTTCAAACACG GCCAACGGTTCAATGAGATAGTTGGAAGTCCTTATTACATGGCTCCAGAGGTATTGAGACGAGACTACGGTCCTGAGATCGATGTCTGGAGCGCTGGTGTTATACTCTACATCTTGCTTTGTGGTGTTCCTCCTTTTTGGGCAGAAACTGAGGAAGGAATAGCGCATGCAATAGTGAGAGGTCACATCGATTTCGAAAGAGATCCATGGCCAAAAGTGTCTAAAGAAGCTAAACAACTCGTTAAGAGCATGCTTGATGCAAATCCTTATAGCAGACTCACAGTTCAAGAAGTCCTTG AACATCCGTGGATACAGAACGCAGAGAGAGCACCAAATGTGAATCTTGGAGATAACGTGAGGACCAATATTCAACAGTTCGTGTTGATGAACAGGTTCAAAAAGAAAGTCCTCAGG ATCGTAGCTGACAATCTACCAAACGAGGAGATAGCAGCGATAGTACAGATGTTTGAAACGATGGACACTGACAAGAATGGTCACTTGACATTTGAGGAACTAAGAGATGGACTGAAGAACCTTGGACAAGTGTGTCCCGATGGAGATGTGAAGATGCTAATGGATGCAGCTGATACAGACGGAAACGGGATGTTGAGCTGTGAAGAGTTTGTGACGCTTTCAATACATTTGAAGAGAATAGGTTGTGATGAGCATTTGCAAGAAGCATTCAAGTATTTTGACAAGAATGGCAATGGGTTTATCGAGCTAGACGAGCTCAAAGAAGCTCTTTTCGATGATAAGCTAGGCCAGGGTAGTGACCAGTGGATCAAAGATATCTTCTTTGACGTTGACCTCAACAAG GATGGAAGGATAAGCTTTGATGAGTTTAAGGCAATGATGAAGTCAGGGACAGACTGGAAGATGGCGTCAAGGCAGTACTCAAGGGCATTGTTGAATGCTCTAAGCATGAAAATGTTCAAAGAAGATTTTGGGGACAGTGCTCCTAAATCACAGTCCATGGAGTTCCCTATAGCAAGGAAGAGAGCTAAGATACTTGATTCTCCAAAGAACAAATCAATGGAGCTTGGCCTCTCCAAAACCTATAAACCCTCAGGTCTAAGATACTAA